From the genome of Xiphophorus hellerii strain 12219 chromosome 11, Xiphophorus_hellerii-4.1, whole genome shotgun sequence, one region includes:
- the LOC116728451 gene encoding high affinity cationic amino acid transporter 1-like isoform X1 has product MSVLRKRCVQPPLIPPATSEVLSPPEASLQTMVLEKLLRFGKQLLRVKVVNSNSEDSRLSRCLNTFDLVALGVGSTLGAGVYVLAGAVARDNSGPAIVLSFLIAASASVLAGLCYAEFGARVPKTGSAYLYSYVTVGELWAFITGWNLILSYIIGTSSVARAWSATFDELVGKRIEEFCREHMSMNAPGVLAEYPDMFAVLIIFTLTGLLAFGVKESAMVNKVFTCVNVLVLLFMVISGLVKGTLKNWQVVPEEILHVNHTNSSSQNLTAILPSKESIGQGGFMPFGFTGVLSGAATCFYAFVGFDCIATTGEEVKNPQRAIPIGIVSSLLICFVAYFGVSAALTLMMPYYLLDSNSPLPVAFKYVGWGGAKYAVAVGSLCALSTSLLGSMFPLPRIIFAMARDGLLFSFLAHVSERKAPINSTFAAGVMSAIMAFLFDLKDLVDLMSIGTLLAYTLVAACVLVLRYQPEIHGPVYQIANTHDDPDSSDGISVPSMGILPGVEERFSFQTLLFPNNPEPSALSGSTVNICTSAIGMLILAFSILAVQGGLTSWNMVALSLIFMVCLVLVFIIWRQPESKTKLSFKVPLLPFIPVISMFVNVYLMMQLDRGTWVRFSIWMAIGLVIYFCYGIRHSSEATSARLSLVTEMNGFNLDHELEAMSIEKEAFLNDGLDVREENDRGL; this is encoded by the exons ATGAGCGTTCTCCGTAAAC GGTGTGTGCAGCCGCCCCTTATCCCCCCTGCGACCTCTGAAGTACTCTCCCCTCCTGAGGCCAGTCTGCAAACCATGGTGCTGGAGAAACTTCTGCGTTTTGGAAAACAGTTGCTGAGGGTGAAGGTGGTGAACTCGAATTCCGAGGACTCCCGTCTGTCTCGATGTCTCAACACCTTCGACCTGGTAGCCCTGGGTGTGGGAAGCACGTTGGGTGCTGGCGTTTACGTGCTTGCTGGTGCTGTTGCACGAGACAATTCAG GTCCTGCTATCGTCCTGTCTTTCTTGATAGCTGCCTCAGCCTCAGTGTTGGCAGGTCTTTGCTACGCTGAGTTTGGAGCCCGTGTCCCGAAGACGGGCTCTGCTTATCTTTACTCATATGTGACAGTCGGAGAACTCTGGGCTTTCATTACTGGATGGAACCTCATTCTCTCTTACATTATTG GTACCTCGAGTGTTGCCCGTGCATGGAGCGCCACCTTTGACGAGTTGGTAGGGAAACGCATTGAGGAGTTCTGCAGAGAACACATGTCTATGAATGCACCAGGTGTGCTGGCAGAATACCCTGACATGTTTGCAGTTCTCATCATATTTACTCTCACAG GTCTTTTGGCATTTGGAGTGAAGGAGTCAGCGATGGTGAATAAGGTGTTTACCTGTGTCAATGTTTTAGTCTTATTATTCATGGTGATCTCTGGGCTGGTCAAAGGCACTTTGAAGAACTGGCAGGTTGTTCCAGAGGAGATCCTACATGTCAATCATACGAATAGCTCAAGCCAAAA TTTGACTGCCATCCTGCCATCCAAGGAGAGCATAGGACAGGGTGGCTTTATGCCATTTGGCTTCACAGGAGTACTTTCAGGAGCTGCTACATGTTTCTATGCCTTTGTAGGCTTTGACTGCATCGCCACCACAG GCGAGGAGGTGAAGAACCCCCAAAGAGCCATTCCTATTGGGATCGTGTCCTCACTGCTGATTTGTTTCGTTGCTTACTTTGGTGTTTCCGCTGCCCTCACCCTCATGATGCCGTACTATCTTCTGGACAGCAACAGCCCTCTGCCTGTAGCTTTTAAATATGTAGGCTGGGGAGGAGCCAAATATGCTGTAGCTGTAGGCTCTCTTTGTGCTCTGTCCACCAG TCTTTTGGGTTCCATGTTCCCCCTACCCCGTATCATCTTTGCCATGGCACGAGATGGCCTTCTCTTCTCCTTTTTGGCCCATGTCAGCGAAAGGAAGGCCCCCATAAACTCCACCTTTGCGGCTGGGGTCATGTCTG cAATCATGGCGTTTCTGTTTGACCTGAAGGACCTGGTGGACCTCATGTCAATAGGAACGCTGTTGGCCTATACGTTAGTGGCCGCCTGTGTGCTGGTGCTAAG ataccAGCCAGAGATCCACGGCCCAGTCTACCAGATAGCCAATACCCATGATGATCCAGACTCCAGTGATGGGATCAGTGTGCCCAGTATGGGCATTCTTCCTGGTGTGGAGGAGAGATTCAGTTTCCAGACTCTTCTGTTTCCAAACAACCCTGAGCCGTCCGCACTGTCAGGCTCCACTGTCAACATCTGCACCTCTGCCATAG GAATGTTGATCCTGGCCTTCAGTATACTGGCCGTGCAGGGAGGCCTCACTTCATGGAACATGGTAGCCCTGAGTCTGATCTTCATGGTGTGTCTCGTCCTGGTTTTCATAATCTGGAGGCAGCCTGAGAGTAAAACTAAACTCTCCTTCAAG GTTCCCCTGCTGCCTTTCATTCCAGTCATAAGCATGTTTGTCAATGTCTACCTGATGATGCAACTGGACAGAGGAACATGGGTCCGATTTTCCATCTGGATGGCTATAG GTTTAGTCATCTACTTCTGTTATGGCATTCGTCACAGCTCTGAGGCGACCTCTGCTCGCCTGTCTCTGGTAACAGAGATGAATGGTTTTAATCTTGATCATGAATTGGAAGCCATGTCAATAGAGAAAGAAGCTTTTCTCAATGACGGCCTTGATGTCAGGGAAGAAAACGACAGAGGGTTATAG
- the LOC116728451 gene encoding high affinity cationic amino acid transporter 1-like isoform X3: MSVLRKRCVQPPLIPPATSEVLSPPEASLQTMVLEKLLRFGKQLLRVKVVNSNSEDSRLSRCLNTFDLVALGVGSTLGAGVYVLAGAVARDNSGPAIVLSFLIAASASVLAGLCYAEFGARVPKTGSAYLYSYVTVGELWAFITGWNLILSYIIGTSSVARAWSATFDELVGKRIEEFCREHMSMNAPGVLAEYPDMFAVLIIFTLTGLLAFGVKESAMVNKVFTCVNVLVLLFMVISGLVKGTLKNWQVVPEEILHVNHTNSSSQNLTAILPSKESIGQGGFMPFGFTGVLSGAATCFYAFVGFDCIATTGEEVKNPQRAIPIGIVSSLLICFVAYFGVSAALTLMMPYYLLDSNSPLPVAFKYVGWGGAKYAVAVGSLCALSTRYQPEIHGPVYQIANTHDDPDSSDGISVPSMGILPGVEERFSFQTLLFPNNPEPSALSGSTVNICTSAIGMLILAFSILAVQGGLTSWNMVALSLIFMVCLVLVFIIWRQPESKTKLSFKVPLLPFIPVISMFVNVYLMMQLDRGTWVRFSIWMAIGLVIYFCYGIRHSSEATSARLSLVTEMNGFNLDHELEAMSIEKEAFLNDGLDVREENDRGL; this comes from the exons ATGAGCGTTCTCCGTAAAC GGTGTGTGCAGCCGCCCCTTATCCCCCCTGCGACCTCTGAAGTACTCTCCCCTCCTGAGGCCAGTCTGCAAACCATGGTGCTGGAGAAACTTCTGCGTTTTGGAAAACAGTTGCTGAGGGTGAAGGTGGTGAACTCGAATTCCGAGGACTCCCGTCTGTCTCGATGTCTCAACACCTTCGACCTGGTAGCCCTGGGTGTGGGAAGCACGTTGGGTGCTGGCGTTTACGTGCTTGCTGGTGCTGTTGCACGAGACAATTCAG GTCCTGCTATCGTCCTGTCTTTCTTGATAGCTGCCTCAGCCTCAGTGTTGGCAGGTCTTTGCTACGCTGAGTTTGGAGCCCGTGTCCCGAAGACGGGCTCTGCTTATCTTTACTCATATGTGACAGTCGGAGAACTCTGGGCTTTCATTACTGGATGGAACCTCATTCTCTCTTACATTATTG GTACCTCGAGTGTTGCCCGTGCATGGAGCGCCACCTTTGACGAGTTGGTAGGGAAACGCATTGAGGAGTTCTGCAGAGAACACATGTCTATGAATGCACCAGGTGTGCTGGCAGAATACCCTGACATGTTTGCAGTTCTCATCATATTTACTCTCACAG GTCTTTTGGCATTTGGAGTGAAGGAGTCAGCGATGGTGAATAAGGTGTTTACCTGTGTCAATGTTTTAGTCTTATTATTCATGGTGATCTCTGGGCTGGTCAAAGGCACTTTGAAGAACTGGCAGGTTGTTCCAGAGGAGATCCTACATGTCAATCATACGAATAGCTCAAGCCAAAA TTTGACTGCCATCCTGCCATCCAAGGAGAGCATAGGACAGGGTGGCTTTATGCCATTTGGCTTCACAGGAGTACTTTCAGGAGCTGCTACATGTTTCTATGCCTTTGTAGGCTTTGACTGCATCGCCACCACAG GCGAGGAGGTGAAGAACCCCCAAAGAGCCATTCCTATTGGGATCGTGTCCTCACTGCTGATTTGTTTCGTTGCTTACTTTGGTGTTTCCGCTGCCCTCACCCTCATGATGCCGTACTATCTTCTGGACAGCAACAGCCCTCTGCCTGTAGCTTTTAAATATGTAGGCTGGGGAGGAGCCAAATATGCTGTAGCTGTAGGCTCTCTTTGTGCTCTGTCCACCAG ataccAGCCAGAGATCCACGGCCCAGTCTACCAGATAGCCAATACCCATGATGATCCAGACTCCAGTGATGGGATCAGTGTGCCCAGTATGGGCATTCTTCCTGGTGTGGAGGAGAGATTCAGTTTCCAGACTCTTCTGTTTCCAAACAACCCTGAGCCGTCCGCACTGTCAGGCTCCACTGTCAACATCTGCACCTCTGCCATAG GAATGTTGATCCTGGCCTTCAGTATACTGGCCGTGCAGGGAGGCCTCACTTCATGGAACATGGTAGCCCTGAGTCTGATCTTCATGGTGTGTCTCGTCCTGGTTTTCATAATCTGGAGGCAGCCTGAGAGTAAAACTAAACTCTCCTTCAAG GTTCCCCTGCTGCCTTTCATTCCAGTCATAAGCATGTTTGTCAATGTCTACCTGATGATGCAACTGGACAGAGGAACATGGGTCCGATTTTCCATCTGGATGGCTATAG GTTTAGTCATCTACTTCTGTTATGGCATTCGTCACAGCTCTGAGGCGACCTCTGCTCGCCTGTCTCTGGTAACAGAGATGAATGGTTTTAATCTTGATCATGAATTGGAAGCCATGTCAATAGAGAAAGAAGCTTTTCTCAATGACGGCCTTGATGTCAGGGAAGAAAACGACAGAGGGTTATAG
- the LOC116728451 gene encoding high affinity cationic amino acid transporter 1-like isoform X2, with protein MVLEKLLRFGKQLLRVKVVNSNSEDSRLSRCLNTFDLVALGVGSTLGAGVYVLAGAVARDNSGPAIVLSFLIAASASVLAGLCYAEFGARVPKTGSAYLYSYVTVGELWAFITGWNLILSYIIGTSSVARAWSATFDELVGKRIEEFCREHMSMNAPGVLAEYPDMFAVLIIFTLTGLLAFGVKESAMVNKVFTCVNVLVLLFMVISGLVKGTLKNWQVVPEEILHVNHTNSSSQNLTAILPSKESIGQGGFMPFGFTGVLSGAATCFYAFVGFDCIATTGEEVKNPQRAIPIGIVSSLLICFVAYFGVSAALTLMMPYYLLDSNSPLPVAFKYVGWGGAKYAVAVGSLCALSTSLLGSMFPLPRIIFAMARDGLLFSFLAHVSERKAPINSTFAAGVMSAIMAFLFDLKDLVDLMSIGTLLAYTLVAACVLVLRYQPEIHGPVYQIANTHDDPDSSDGISVPSMGILPGVEERFSFQTLLFPNNPEPSALSGSTVNICTSAIGMLILAFSILAVQGGLTSWNMVALSLIFMVCLVLVFIIWRQPESKTKLSFKVPLLPFIPVISMFVNVYLMMQLDRGTWVRFSIWMAIGLVIYFCYGIRHSSEATSARLSLVTEMNGFNLDHELEAMSIEKEAFLNDGLDVREENDRGL; from the exons ATGGTGCTGGAGAAACTTCTGCGTTTTGGAAAACAGTTGCTGAGGGTGAAGGTGGTGAACTCGAATTCCGAGGACTCCCGTCTGTCTCGATGTCTCAACACCTTCGACCTGGTAGCCCTGGGTGTGGGAAGCACGTTGGGTGCTGGCGTTTACGTGCTTGCTGGTGCTGTTGCACGAGACAATTCAG GTCCTGCTATCGTCCTGTCTTTCTTGATAGCTGCCTCAGCCTCAGTGTTGGCAGGTCTTTGCTACGCTGAGTTTGGAGCCCGTGTCCCGAAGACGGGCTCTGCTTATCTTTACTCATATGTGACAGTCGGAGAACTCTGGGCTTTCATTACTGGATGGAACCTCATTCTCTCTTACATTATTG GTACCTCGAGTGTTGCCCGTGCATGGAGCGCCACCTTTGACGAGTTGGTAGGGAAACGCATTGAGGAGTTCTGCAGAGAACACATGTCTATGAATGCACCAGGTGTGCTGGCAGAATACCCTGACATGTTTGCAGTTCTCATCATATTTACTCTCACAG GTCTTTTGGCATTTGGAGTGAAGGAGTCAGCGATGGTGAATAAGGTGTTTACCTGTGTCAATGTTTTAGTCTTATTATTCATGGTGATCTCTGGGCTGGTCAAAGGCACTTTGAAGAACTGGCAGGTTGTTCCAGAGGAGATCCTACATGTCAATCATACGAATAGCTCAAGCCAAAA TTTGACTGCCATCCTGCCATCCAAGGAGAGCATAGGACAGGGTGGCTTTATGCCATTTGGCTTCACAGGAGTACTTTCAGGAGCTGCTACATGTTTCTATGCCTTTGTAGGCTTTGACTGCATCGCCACCACAG GCGAGGAGGTGAAGAACCCCCAAAGAGCCATTCCTATTGGGATCGTGTCCTCACTGCTGATTTGTTTCGTTGCTTACTTTGGTGTTTCCGCTGCCCTCACCCTCATGATGCCGTACTATCTTCTGGACAGCAACAGCCCTCTGCCTGTAGCTTTTAAATATGTAGGCTGGGGAGGAGCCAAATATGCTGTAGCTGTAGGCTCTCTTTGTGCTCTGTCCACCAG TCTTTTGGGTTCCATGTTCCCCCTACCCCGTATCATCTTTGCCATGGCACGAGATGGCCTTCTCTTCTCCTTTTTGGCCCATGTCAGCGAAAGGAAGGCCCCCATAAACTCCACCTTTGCGGCTGGGGTCATGTCTG cAATCATGGCGTTTCTGTTTGACCTGAAGGACCTGGTGGACCTCATGTCAATAGGAACGCTGTTGGCCTATACGTTAGTGGCCGCCTGTGTGCTGGTGCTAAG ataccAGCCAGAGATCCACGGCCCAGTCTACCAGATAGCCAATACCCATGATGATCCAGACTCCAGTGATGGGATCAGTGTGCCCAGTATGGGCATTCTTCCTGGTGTGGAGGAGAGATTCAGTTTCCAGACTCTTCTGTTTCCAAACAACCCTGAGCCGTCCGCACTGTCAGGCTCCACTGTCAACATCTGCACCTCTGCCATAG GAATGTTGATCCTGGCCTTCAGTATACTGGCCGTGCAGGGAGGCCTCACTTCATGGAACATGGTAGCCCTGAGTCTGATCTTCATGGTGTGTCTCGTCCTGGTTTTCATAATCTGGAGGCAGCCTGAGAGTAAAACTAAACTCTCCTTCAAG GTTCCCCTGCTGCCTTTCATTCCAGTCATAAGCATGTTTGTCAATGTCTACCTGATGATGCAACTGGACAGAGGAACATGGGTCCGATTTTCCATCTGGATGGCTATAG GTTTAGTCATCTACTTCTGTTATGGCATTCGTCACAGCTCTGAGGCGACCTCTGCTCGCCTGTCTCTGGTAACAGAGATGAATGGTTTTAATCTTGATCATGAATTGGAAGCCATGTCAATAGAGAAAGAAGCTTTTCTCAATGACGGCCTTGATGTCAGGGAAGAAAACGACAGAGGGTTATAG